The following coding sequences lie in one Apium graveolens cultivar Ventura chromosome 3, ASM990537v1, whole genome shotgun sequence genomic window:
- the LOC141714332 gene encoding uncharacterized protein LOC141714332: protein MTNLTNLSFVALDISGENYLSWVQDVKLHLGSKKLGNTIKAENTSTIEENFTSIIFLRHHMHEDLKSEYLEVEDPFILWENLKDRFDHQKLVYLPAAENDWANLRVQDFKSVRAYSSALFKISSRLIMCGEIVTEKRKIDKTLSTFHPNNINLAEMYRERKFTKFGDLLSTLLVAEQNHELVIKNHQSRPTGSAPLPEVNNTTFQQNVRGKGHRGGRGHGRYRGRGRGRGHFRPYYSFGHQKWQPETQSKRKAPQGEKTNNLCHKYGMEGHWSRNCYIPQHLVDLYQSSKRSKGKMVETNFANNLDDSLIISTGGISVNGPNETNETPMWEAED from the coding sequence ATGACAAATCTTACAAACTTGTCGTTCGTTGCATTGGACATTTCTGGGGAGAATTATCTATCGTGGGTACAAGATGTAAAGTTGCATTTGGGTTCAAAGAAATTAGGCAACACAATAAAGGCAGAAAACACATCCACAATTGAAGAAAATTTTACCTCTATTATTTTCCTTCGACACCACATGCATGAAGATCTAAAATCTGAGTACCTAGAAGTCGAGGATCCctttattttatgggaaaatctaAAGGATAGGTTCGATCATCAGAAACTAGTTTATCTACCTGCAGCTGAAAATGATTGGGCTAATCTAAGGGTTCAAGATTTTAAGAGTGTTCGGGCATATAGCTCAGCACTATTCAAAATAAGTTCTAGGCTCATTATGTGTGGTGAGATTGTTACTGAGAAAAGAAAGATCGACAAAACATTATCCACTTTTCATCCCAATAATATCAACTTAGCCGAGATGTACAGGGAGCGCAAGTTTACCAAGTTTGGGGATCTCCTTTCAACCCTCCTTGTTGCCGAGCAGAATCATGAATTGGTGATTAAGAATCATCAATCCCGTCCAACGGGATCTGCCCCTTTACCAGAAGTAAATAACACGACATTCCAGCAGAATGTACGTGGAAAAGGGCATAGAGGTGGACGAGGCCATGGTCGCTACCGTGGACGAGGCCGTGGTCGTGGGCATTTTCGTCCTTATTATAGCTTTGGTCACCAGAAGTGGCAACCTGAAACACAGAGCAAAAGAAAGGCACCACAAGGAGAGAAAACTAACAATTTATGTCACAAGTATGGAATGGAAGGGCATTGGTCACGTAATTGTTATATCCCACAACATCTTGTTGATTTATATCAGTCATCTAAAAGATCAAAAGGGAAAATGGTGGAAACCAATTTCGCCAACAACTTAGATGATTCTCTTATAATATCAACCGGGGGAATAAGCGTTAATGGTCCTAATGAGACTAACGAAACTCCCATGTGGGAGGCTGAGGATTAG